The Chloroflexus aggregans DSM 9485 genome segment CCGAGACTGAGACGATTTGAGTAAATATAACGTACTTTACCCAGCTCACCCTGCTCCACCAAATGACGGATGGCAAGAATTCCCGGGTGATATTCAAGCACATGACCGACCATCAGAATACGGCTGTGCTGGTTGGCAAGACGGACCAACTCCACTCCTTGCGTGAAACTGAGCGCAAGCGGCTTTTCAACAAAAACATCCTTGCCGGCGAGCAGCGCCTGCTTCGCCAAATTGAAGTGGGTTTCAGCAGGTGTAGCAATAACTTGAGTGCAGTGGCTCGTCCCGATTCGGTGGCGTCGCAGACAGCGTGTAATGCACCGAGTTGATAGAGGTTACGAACAAGATTTTTCCCCAGTAACCGCAGCCGATTACTGATACACGCACGGTATTGCTCAAGGTCGCCTCCTCATACTATGGATAATACAATTGCTTTGCCTTTTGCCGAAACAAAGACATTCTACCATGGAAGACCCTGTCTTTCGCACTTCCACCCACACCTCTGGCCCAGGGCGGAGCGTTGCCTTGGGCATCGGGCGTACCGGGTAGCCCGGTACGGCACTAACACGGAAGCGTTGCAGGATCATTGGTAAGATGAGTTGCATCTCCATCAGTGCGGAGCTGTTGCCAATACATTGGCGCGGGCCGGCGAGGAAGGGGACATACGCAAACTTGTGGCGGGTGGCAGTCGCAGTGGATTGGAAGCGTTCTGGGTCGAAACTTTCGGGGTTTGGCCAAAAGGCTGGATGCCGGTGCGTCACATACGGGCTAAGGGCAATAACCGAACCGGCCGGGAGTTCGTAGTCACCGAGCGTGTCAGGCCCAACCATGACCCGCGACAAAATCCACGTTGGGGGGTAGAGGCGCAAAGTTTCATCGATCACCATACGGTTGTACGGCAAATGCGGCAGATCGCTGGGCGTGGGATTGCGCCCGCCCAGAACAGCGGCGTATTCGGCTCGCAGCTTGCGCTCGGCGTCGCCGTGATGGGCCAGCAGGTGCAGAATCCACGACAGGGTACCGGCAGTCGTTTCGTGCCCGGCGAGGAAGATGGTCATCACCTCGTCACGGATCTGTTTGGGCGACATTTGCTCACCGGTCTCAGCATCGCGGGCGGTGACCAACATCTCCAGCAGATCGTCGTAGTCACCATGACGTTGACGCCGCTCGTCGATCAAACGGTAGACGGTCCGTTCCAGCAGGTCGAGAGTACGCCGGTAAGCGAGGTTGCCCGGTGTCGGCCAACTCCGCGGCGGTTGTACGGGCCGGAATTGCTGACCGGCAGCCCAGTTAAGGGAGTCGTTGAAGGCCTTGCCGATGGCCTGGGCTTCGGCTTCACTCAGCGATGCGCTGAACATCGTGCGCACGATGATCTGCTGGGTCAGCAGCATCATCTCGGTTTGCACCTCAAATGGCTAACCGCGGCGCGCATATTCCTCCCAGCGCGTCAGCATCCGCTCGGCTTCTTCGATCATCACGGCGGCCATCCGGGCAATGCGCTGGTGGTGGAAGGTAGGCTGCATCAACCGGCGCTGTCGGAGCCAATGCTCGCCGTTACTCGTGACCAACCCCTGCCCAAGGAGTTCGTCCATCGCTGGGTAGCGCTTGATGTAGTTCCTCCAGTTTTCTTGCGTGATCCGCTTGACCGTATCGGGGTGAACAGCGAGGTACATTGAGCGCTTACCCAACGGCAGTTTGACCAGATCACCGTAGTGGCGGTGCAACCAAATTCGAGGGGGTCGCGCAGGAGACGATTGCCGACGCCAATGACCGGTAGGCCACGCGGGCCGGGGATGGTGGTAACAGTGTTCATAGGGCTGTAGGTATGTTGTAGCTCGAAAACGACCGAGGATAGTATACCATAGTCATCAATGCTCCGCAACTCGATGATGCGGGACGGTAACAAGGTGGAATGCGAAGAGGAAAAGCAGTACCGAGGTGCAAGCTGCCGCGCCGCCAACGAGCGGTCTATTGTGCGCACCTATGGTATCTCAGGATCGTGACCGACAGCGGTATCTTGACGGATACCATGCTTTCGGCTAGGATCGAACTAATCTGATGACATACACGACGTTCACGGTGAACGTCACCCAGCGATTTGAGGCAGGCATGGGCGGAGCGCTCAATTCAACGATGTTTCGCGCGTATGACATTCGTGGCATCGTCGAGGTGGATCTCGACGAAGGGATTTATGAGTTGCTTGGGCGGGCGGCGGGCACCCTGTTTCGCAACGAGGGCCGCCGGCGCATTGTTGTGGCTCGCGATGCACGGCTGAGTTCGCCCCGTTTTCAGGCGGCACTCATTGCAGGATTGCGCGCCACCGGGATGGACGTGCTCGATATTAGTATGGTGGCGACGCCGGTGATGTATGTTGCGGTCGAGGCGTTGGGCGCCGATGCCGGGGCAATTGTGTCGGCACACCGTTGGTGTTGTTCGATCTTGGCGACGGATAAACATATCAACCCCTATCCCGCGCTGTCCCAACTCGCGGGCCACCTCGCGGACATACACGTTCATTCCACCGGCTTCTTTCCCGCCAAGCCGGGCCAACGGACTGCTATGCACACTCAGCATCGCAATGCGCATGGATTCCTCGCAACGAATGAAAAGCGAGCGTGCCGGAATGTTCCTGCACCGCCCGCCCCTCCGCGGAATGACGACAGGCCCATCACCTGCCTTCCCTGAGTGTTGTATCACAATTTATCTGATTGCACAAGTATTGCCGGTGAGATGTTCAAGATAGATGGTAAACCGGTTTCCTGCAAGCTAGCGTATCCGTACCCCACCCCATTAACCTGAAGCGGATACCGGATTCCGCAGCTTGCTGCCCAAATCGTGCCACACCGTG includes the following:
- a CDS encoding phosphohexomutase domain-containing protein, which translates into the protein MTYTTFTVNVTQRFEAGMGGALNSTMFRAYDIRGIVEVDLDEGIYELLGRAAGTLFRNEGRRRIVVARDARLSSPRFQAALIAGLRATGMDVLDISMVATPVMYVAVEALGADAGAIVSAHRWCCSILATDKHINPYPALSQLAGHLADIHVHSTGFFPAKPGQRTAMHTQHRNAHGFLATNEKRACRNVPAPPAPPRNDDRPITCLP